The following DNA comes from Haloarchaeobius salinus.
GTCGGCGAGGATCTGGTGGGCCGCCTCGTAGGAGGTCACCTGCTCGCCCTCGGGGCCGCTGACCTCGCGGACGGTCTCCTGGAGCGCCTCGCCGGTGAAATCGTCGGCCGCCTGGATGGCCAGCGCCGCGTTGATGACGCAGTCGTAGGCGTAGGCGGACCAGACGGTCGGTGCCTCGCCGTACTCGTCCTCGAACGTCGAGGCGAACTGCTGGTAGTTCTCCTCCTCGACGGGCGCGGAGGGGACGACGATCTTCATGCCGTTCATGCTGCCCTCCGGCGTGTTCTCGAGGACGTCCGTGCCGGAGACGGAGTCCGCGCCGTACATCGGTGCGTCGTACCCGCTGGAGTACATCTCGTTGACCATCGTCGCGAACTCCGGCTGGTACGTGATGAACAGCCAGGCGTCCGCGCCGGAGCCGTTCATCTGCGAGACGACGCTGGAGTAGGACTGCTGCTCTTGGTCGTGGGAGTTGTTGTACGCGATCTCCCCGTCCCAGTTCTCGACGAACGCGTCGGCGAGGCTCTGTCCGTAGTCGTTGTTGACGTAGGTGACCGCGACCGACTCGTGGCCGTCCTCCGCCATGATGTTCGCCAGCGCGAGCGACTGGGTGCGGCCCGTCGGCGACATCCGGAGCAGTCCGGGGAAGTCGGTGAGGCTCAGCCCCGTGGAGTTCTGGCTGAGTTGGACGACGTCGGTGCCCTGGA
Coding sequences within:
- a CDS encoding ABC transporter substrate-binding protein — protein: MAQDSTGEMDRRTVLKVGSGAGIAALAGCISTNPDDGGDDTDTPTESGGGGGGGGGDETETTDGGGGGGASTFEIGMVDATTGSLSAFGQRNQRGKDLALADVNDVGVKDGELSIIVEDSQSESQGGVSAAQKLVNQDGVPFLIGAVGSGVSLAIYESVVQGTDVVQLSQNSTGLSLTDFPGLLRMSPTGRTQSLALANIMAEDGHESVAVTYVNNDYGQSLADAFVENWDGEIAYNNSHDQEQQSYSSVVSQMNGSGADAWLFITYQPEFATMVNEMYSSGYDAPMYGADSVSGTDVLENTPEGSMNGMKIVVPSAPVEEENYQQFASTFEDEYGEAPTVWSAYAYDCVINAALAIQAADDFTGEALQETVREVSGPEGEQVTSYEAAHQILADGGGPSDVDYQGVSGPIDFDENGDPKGFLQILEVQNHDYVGIGFIEG